From the Planktothricoides raciborskii GIHE-MW2 genome, the window TAATCATCGAAGCTGAAGTTTTAGGCAGAAGAATCAGAAACCGGGTTGCCTCGGCATCACCCATATGTTACGCAAAAGGGATAAAAAAGCCGGTTTCTGAGAACACTACATCAAGGAATTACGATTAACTGGAAGATTAATTTGGCTTGGGAGAATCTTTAGGTTTATCCACTTTTGTGGATGCCTTATTCATTCCAGATAACGTCCAAACCAAATCAACCATAAGTCCTTTGGCCAATGCTTTCATTTCCGCTTCAGATTCTTTCTCAAAATCTATAGAACCATTAGAATCAGAAAAATCTTGATTTCCTTCACTAGATTGCTGGTTTTGATTTATTTTTTCAGACATATTAGACATTTTCCTTTTGCTTGTTTGGAAATAGGTGATATTTCATCAGGAGGATTCAATGATGAAATTATGACTCGATCCAAGGGTTATCAGAGATTTATGCTAACCAAAAAAAGGTTTAGGTGAATTGCAACTGAAAGATGCGACCCTTTTGTAAAAAGAAGATAAAAACCCGGTTAAGTAAGAACGATTTAAGGGTTTTACCTTTGATAGGTATCCCCCTTTACTTCGCCTTTACCCCGAAGGGGGGAAACCGATCGCGGCGATCTTTTTACGACCATTTACTCCAATTGTATCAGTTCTGCCACGGGTTGACATTTACTCTTAACAATCATTCATTAACCTATCAGGACAAGATTATCTTGGGTTAATGAATCAACGTGAACCCCGATTAAACTGGCAATAGTTTGACCACCAACCAGAAGTAATGTACTGTTATGGTCTTGGGCAATTGTCAGTTGATCGAACGTTAGACCAGGGGCTAAATCAATCAAGTCAATGGCACTTTCATAGTCAGCGATGGTATCAATTCCCCCTTGGGTGTTTAAGATAAAAGCATCGCTGCCAGCACCGCCGATTAAACTATCATTACCGATGTTGCCAGCGAGAAAGTCGTTGCCATCACTACCTATGATGGTATCGTTGCCATGACCACCACAAATGGAGTCGTTACCCAAGTCCCCAGAGAGAAAGTCATCGCCAGCATCCCCATGAATAAGGTCATCGTCTTTGCCCCCGTAGACCGTATCATCACCGTCGTCCCCGGAAATAGAATCGTTACCCTCGCTGCCAAAAATCACGTCATTGCCAGCCCCCCCATAGATTAAATCACGACCATCTTGATCTCCCACATTAATATCGCTGACCCCACCAAAGATGGTGTCATCCCCCTGGTCGCCGATGACGGTATCGTTGCCGCGATCGCCATAAATTAAGTCTTCATCTTTGCCCCCAAAGGCAATATCATCATCTTTTCCGGCGTAAATAGTATCGTTGCCCTGATTACCATTAATAACATCATTACCTCGGTTGCAAAAAATTAGGTCTTGTTCCCCAGCCAAACCTATGGGAAATTCGCTGCCATTTCCCCCCGGAAATGGTATCATTATTTAATTCACCAAAAATGATGTAATTGTCATCATCACCGGAAATGCAATCATCATCTTTGCCCCCATTAATAAAATCATTGCCCTTGCCGCCATAGATAGTATCTTTGCCCTGATTTCCGTTAATCCAATCATCACTTGGCCTAGTATTTGTCACCGTAATGGTATAAGCGATCGCCTCTCCCGGCCCAGGAGTAATATTATTGACGGTTTTACTAACTTCTAAATCCGTACCAGGGGAAATCGTCGTAGTCAGGGTGCTGTCATTATTATTAATAACCGGATCTTCTGTGTTAGAAATGCTACTGGCAATATCCGTCAGTGAAGCCGCACTAGGAACCGTTAAAGCAATCACCGGGTC encodes:
- a CDS encoding calcium-binding protein, giving the protein MIPFPGGNGSEFPIGLAGEQDLIFCNRGNDVINGNQGNDTIYAGKDDDIAFGGKDEDLIYGDRGNDTVIGDQGDDTIFGGVSDINVGDQDGRDLIYGGAGNDVIFGSEGNDSISGDDGDDTVYGGKDDDLIHGDAGDDFLSGDLGNDSICGGHGNDTIIGSDGNDFLAGNIGNDSLIGGAGSDAFILNTQGGIDTIADYESAIDLIDLAPGLTFDQLTIAQDHNSTLLLVGGQTIASLIGVHVDSLTQDNLVLIG
- a CDS encoding DUF11 domain-containing protein translates to MSEQLINFQLTAANNGLIPETFKFGFAATTGFFTNIHELQNIKIQSIDPVIALTVPSAASLTDIASSISNTEDPVINNNDSTLTTTISPGTDLEVSKTVNNITPGPGEAIAYTITVTNTRPSDDWINGNQGKDTIYGGKGNDFINGGKDDDCISGDDDNYIIFGELNNDTISGGKWQRISHRFGWGTRPNFLQPR